A single Drosophila miranda strain MSH22 chromosome XR, D.miranda_PacBio2.1, whole genome shotgun sequence DNA region contains:
- the LOC108152542 gene encoding proliferation-associated protein 2G4 has translation MADAEKEPEKTIAEDLVVTKYKLAGEIVNKTLKAVIGLCVADASVREICTQGDNLLTEETGKVYKKEKDLKKGIAFPTCLSVNNCVCHFSPAKNDTDYTLKAGDVVKIDLGAHIDGFIAVAAHTISVGASADQKISGRPADVILAAYWSVQAALRLLKSGANNYAITDAVQQISESYKCKPIEGMLSHELKQFKIDGEKTIIQNPSEAQRKEHEKCTFDTYEVYAIDVIVSSGEGVGREKDTKVSIYKKSEENYMLKLKASRALLAEVKTKYGNMPFNIRSFEEETKARMGVVECVSHKMIEPFQVLYEKPTEIVAQFKHTILLMPNGVNLVTGIPFNVDSFASEYSIAQEELKTLVAQPLGPVKGKGKGKKASAAATKVDSAPAPVEAKA, from the exons ATGGCAGACGCAGAAAAAGAGCCCGAGAAGACTATTGCCGAGGATTTGGTCGTTACCAAGTACAAATTGGCCGGCGAAATTGTAAACA AAACACTCAAGGCGGTGATCGGACTCTGTGTGGCTGATGCCTCCGTAAGGGAAATTTGCACCCAGGGGGACAATCTGCTGACTGAAGAAACCGGCAAA GTatacaaaaaggaaaaggaCCTGAAGAAAGGCATCGCATTCCCAACATGCCTGTCCGTCAACAATTGTGTCTGCCATTTCTCGCCAGCAAAGAACGACACCGACTACACGTTAAAGGCCGGCGATGTCGTTAAAAT TGACTTGGGCGCCCACATTGATGGTTTCATCGCCGTGGCCGCTCACACAATTTCGGTTGGTGCCAGCGCAGATCAGAAGATCAGCGGACGCCCAGCTGATGTCATCCTGGCCGCCTACTGGTCCGTTCAGGCCGCATTGCGGTTGCTAAAATCCGGCGCCAAT AACTATGCCATCACCGATGCCGTGCAACAAATCAGCGAATCGTACAAGTGCAAGCCGATTGAGGGCATGCTTAGCCACGAGCTGAAGCAGTTCAAAATCGATGGCGAGAAGACAATCATACAGAATCCGAGCGAGGCTCAGCGCAAGGAGCACGAAAAGTGCACCTTCGACACGTACGAAGTGTATGCCATCGATGTGATTGTGAGCAGCGGCGAGGGCGTG GGACGGGAGAAGGACACCAAGGTCTCAATCTACAAGAAGTCGGAAGAGAACTACATGCTCAAGCTGAAGGCATCCCGTGCCCTGCTGGCAGAGGTGAAAACAAAGTACGGGAACATGCCTTTCAACATCCGCAGCTTCGAGGAGGAGACCAAGGCACGCATGGGCGTCGTCGAGTGTGTCTCGCACAAGATGATTGAGCCCTTCCAAGTGCTGTACGAGAAGCCAA CTGAGATTGTGGCGCAGTTCAAGCACACGATTCTGCTCATGCCCAATGGCGTTAATCTTGTCACCGGCATACCATTCAATGTGGACAGCTTCGCAAGCGAGTACAGCATTGCGCAGGAAGAGCTGAAG ACACTGGTCGCACAGCCACTAGGACCCGTCAAGGGCAAGGGAAAAGGCAAGAAGGCATCTGCTGCGGCGACCAAGGTAGATTCCGCGCCGGCGCCCGTTGAGGCCAAGGCATAG
- the LOC108152543 gene encoding thioredoxin-like protein 1, with amino-acid sequence MAVRVINDESHFQAELAQAGVRLVVVDFTATWCGPCQRIAPIFELFPNKYPNAIFLKVDVDKCQDTAAGQGVSAMPTFIFYRNRTKIDRIQGADVNGLEAKIQEHIGSSGGEEAGEDYGQGLMELNTFISKQECECLNEADDHNLKHALASAGGYLQSDCDEQLILSITFNQAVKIHSLKFKAPSQLGPKDVKLFINQPRTIDFDMAESMSSVQDLTLAEKELENGAPVNLRYVKFQNVQNIQIFVKNNQSGGDVTQIDYIGFIGSPIMTTKMNDFKRVAGKKGESH; translated from the exons ATGGCTGTTCGCGTTATTAACGACGAATCACACTTCCAAGCTGAATTAGCCCAGGCTGGTGTCCGGCTGGTGGTGGTGGACTTCACAGCCACTTGGTGCGGCCCCTGCCAAAGAATTGCACCGATTTTCGAGCTGTTTCCTAATAAGTACCCAAATGCCATTTTCCTGAAGGTGGATGTGGACAAGTGCCAGGACACGGCCGCAGGCCAGGGTGTGTCGGCCATGCCCACGTTCATATTCTACAGAAACAGAACAAAAATCGATCGAATTCAGGGCGCTGACGTCAACGGACTGGAGGCCAAGATTCAGGAACATATTGGCTCCAGCGGCGGCGAAGAGGCCGGAGAAGATTACGGCCAGGGACTG ATGGAGCTGAATACATTCATATCGAAGCAGGAGTGCGAGTGCTTGAATGAGGCCGACGATCACAATCTCAAGCATGCCCTGGCCTCAGCCGGCGGCTACTTGCAGTCCGACTGCGATGAGCAGCTAATCTTATCCATCACTTTCAACCAGGCAGTAAAGATCCATTCGTTAAAGTTCAAAGCCCCGTCGCAGCTGGGTCCCAAGGATGTAAAGCTGTTCATCAACCAGCCGCGTACCATTGACTTTGATATGGCAGAGTCCATGAGCAGCGTTCAGGATTTGAC CTTGGCTGAGAAGGAGCTGGAGAACGGCGCACCAGTCAATCTGCGCTATGTGAAATTTCAGAATGTACAAAACATACAGATCTTTGTGAAGAACAATCAGTCGGGCGGCGATGTGACGCAGATCGATTATATTGGCTTTATCGGCTCCCCAATCATGACAACCAAGATGAACGACTTTAAGCGTGTGGCCGGAAAGAAGGGCGAAAGCCACTAA
- the LOC108152541 gene encoding bifunctional coenzyme A synthase: MASTGLLVVSNVKHLGKSLRSIEKYVSSLYIHLNVTGSTSNSRTTPPPVWGRLISQLYANSSSYVGNKIDLRVLVSPLRPGVDVPLKLRKPVDLIFSDSHHPELCDKLRAALNVSKPTIFLEDSSSTDLGSHEDNSQEQKMYPSVVLGGTFDRIHLGHKIFLTQAVLRTCKRLVVGVTTAAMTKSKTLPDLILPVEERIALLREFLTDIDSTLQYEIVPIDDPFGPTQHDPDMDMIVVSAETLRGGQKVNEIRSGKQLRELDVFVIDIVESNVNDGIHETKISSSNTRIDLLGSRWRKPEPRPHLPIRPHIIGLTGGIASGKSKMAERLSNMGAHVIDCDKVAHDVYEPGQVCYKGIVQHFGTTILSSNGRIDRAKLGPLVFGNPLELQALNDIVWPQLIEEVNRRLDSLRAGSEVPKVVVLEAAVLLRAGWESNCHEVWSMIVPPEEAVKRVMARNSLSEAEARKRLSSQVPNHEIVAKSHVIFSSQWDYEFTQKQADRAWKILNSELDSQHSSSL; this comes from the exons ATGGCATCCACGGGCTTGCTAGTAGTCTCCAACGTTAAGCACTTGGGCAAATCCCTGCGGAGCATTGAGAAATACGTCAGCTCACTGTACATACACCTGAATGTGACAGGGTCAACGTCCAACTCGCGGACAACTCCTCCGCCCGTCTGGGGTCGTTTGATTTCGCAGTTGTAtgccaacagcagcagttATGTAGGCAATAAGATCGATCTTCGGGTGCTGGTCTCCCCGCTGAGGCCCGGCGTCGACGTACCCCTGAAGTTGCGCAAGCCCGTGGACCTGATATTCTCGGATAGCCACCATCCGGAGTTGTGTGACAAGCTTCGGGCTGCCCTCAATGTTAGCAAGCCCACCATCTTTCTGGAGGACAGCAGCTCCACAGATCTAGGTTCGCATGAGGACAACTCGCAGGAACAAAAAATGTATCCGTCGGTAGTCCTGGGCGGAACCTTCGATCGCATCCATCTGGGCCACAAGATATTTCTCACGCAGGCGGTGCTGCGCACTTGCAAGCGTCTGGTGGTAGGCGTAACGACAGCCGCCATGACAAAGT CGAAGACTCTGCCCGATCTGATATTACCCGTGGAGGAGCGTATCGCCCTTTTGCGGGAGTTCCTCACGGACATCGACAGCACGCTGCAGTACGAGATTGTGCCCATTGATGACCCCTTCGGGCCAACGCAGCATGATCCGGACATGGACATGATCGTGGTCAGCGCCGAGACCCTGCGCGGTGGTCAAAAGGTAAACGAAATTCGCTCCGGCAAGCAGCTTCGTGAGCTGGACGTCTTTGTCATTGACATCGTTGAGAGCAATGTCAACGATGGCATCCACGAAACGAAGATCAGCTCCAGCAACACTCGCATCGATCTGTTGGGCTCGCGTTGGCGAAAACCGGAACCACGTCCCCACTTGCCTATTCGGCCGCACATAATTGGCCTGACTGGGGGAATTGCCTCTGGCAAGAGCAAAATGGCCGAAAGGCTGAGCAATATGGGCGCCCATGTCATAGACTGCGACAAGGTGGCCCACGATGTGTACGAGCCAGGTCAGGTGTGCTACAAGGGGATCGTGCAACACTTTGGGACGACTATTCTCTCTAGCAATGGTCGCATCGATCGAGCCAAGCTGGGTCCCCTAGTCTTTGGCAATCCCCTAGAGCTACAGGCCCTCAATGACATTGTCTGGCCTCAGCTGATAGAGGAGGTCAACAGACGACTGGATTCCTTGAGAGCTGGCTCCGAGGTGCCCAAGGTGGTGGTACTGGAGGCAGCTGTGTTGCTGAGAGCCGGCTGGGAGAGCAACTGCCATGAGGTTTGGTCCATGATAGTACCGCCCGAGGAGGCGGTGAAGCGGGTAATGGCTCGGAACAGTCTCAGCGAGGCGGAGGCCAGAAAGCGTCTGTCCAGCCAGGTGCCAAACCATGAAATTGTGGCCAAATCCCATGTGATTTTCAGTTCGCAGTGGGACTATGAGTTTACCCAAAAGCAGGCCGATCGGGCCTGGAAAATACTCAACAGTGAACTGGACTCGCaacacagcagcagcctctAA
- the LOC108152116 gene encoding ubiquitin carboxyl-terminal hydrolase 36 isoform X1: MPVSMAVCETANVVNAVLRESLGVGNGSRAADEAKKTGGGGGGGDGSDSEMHNQIAVSAYAKRILMSKIEYEEVPNYHDSVLEQLKNKYIVIKQPSNNNNSSSCNGSNFGNSKVVGANGHDNGNNAHRKLSQSESTQLGPSPNELPKPKRVLYPRENIRIGWKQSERKWQVGTGMINVGNTCYLNSTLQALFHIPALANWLVSEQTHLENCNITESNGGCIICAMAKTLQSTQSCQSAMRPFHIYSKLKQICKHMVVGRQEDAHEFLRFLVEAMEKAYLMRFRNFKELDLLVKETTPLNQIFGGYLRSEVRCLSCSHVSITFQHFQDLLLDIRKSDTLEEAFDGYFSRERLEDMGYKCEGCKKKVSATKQFSLERAPITLCIQLKRFSMIGNKLTKTISFKPRIDLSRFAARSPAAAAQPLTYRLVSMVTHLGVSQHCGHYTAIGMTESGSYYNFDDSYVRPIAMQSVCNTNAYIMFYELDLSQTTPLKSNGLRLTNGISPVAVPATVSSSSPTHTRFIGPQLPPGGINGYSNGHASGSPNAQKTAIQFKQQHQQQQHQQQNGLQVGTGKFQEPPHAKSPLAGAYNKGEAFPATTANGNKSSSSSASNSNHNKSVNQLQHQQHYLPISSEDEDSEDGATATATATARPTAQLPSMPSMTEDISDKPKTPLKSPVKTNLVKIPLKTPLKSLVPYESASEEDEPLPNPRKRRSDSDSSDSGIQPGHVNGHTKTNGESLTNGNGLGKAKTILATSSSSSLASASASAASLVNINNNNNKNNNNNSNNSSKQKTDAIDEIFKSLNNYQAKHKPPPPPAIEDSDDEDADEEEENSKLTNGWQPQKQSQSLTQSKAPPSPNTPPSPAVIKSKTGIWKVTRNDDNEDEDDDDDKDEEEQHQVVSTPSKNPRNPFAKSSTPGAKRQKLLNGIAVKSQQQPRVGNGYQSEASTNGNVVNELLKQTHRGYGSASVLSWSGKPAELDKELVAEAREQRQRDHDDEEENEMDRGRQRKVKSATAKAYNSSTPGYNPFQEYESQKRWHKSSNGGGSFPRYHNQNFRQNFQQRNKFKYNRFGGPGGAKFQQQRALQRHLASGGVFNRRQPTGQQQQQQSQQSLS; this comes from the exons ATGCCCGTTTCGATGGCTGTATGCGAAACGGCGAATGTCGTCAACGCTGTGCTCCGCGAATCGCTTGGCGTCGGGAACGGCAGCAGGGCTGCTGACGAGGCCAAAAAAACCggcggaggcggcggcggcggcgacggCTCTGACTCTGAAATGCATAATCAAATTGCTGTCAGTGCGTATGCAAAGCGGATTCTAATGTCCAAAATCGAGTACGAGGAGGTCCCCAACTACCACGACTCGGTGCTGGAGCAGTTGAAGAACAAGTACATAGTCATCAAGCAacccagcaacaacaacaacagcagcagctgcaacggGAGCAACTTTGGCAACAGCAAAGTTGTGGGAGCAAATGGACACG ACAATGGGAATAATGCCCATCGCAAGCTGTCCCAGTCAGAGTCCACCCAATTGGGTCCCAGTCCCAACGAGCTGCCAAAACCAAAGCGCGTCCTCTATCCCCGAGAGAACATCAGGATCGGGTGGAAGCAATCGGAGCGCAAGTGGCAGGTCGGCACGGGCATGATAAATGTGGGCAACACCTGCTACCTTAACTCAACGCTGCAGGCCCTCTTCCACATACCCGCATTGGCCAACTGGCTCGTCTCGGAGCAGACGCATCTGGAGAACTGCAACATAACCGAGTCCAATGGCGGTTGCATCATCTGCGCCATGGCCAAGACACTACAGTCGACACAGTCCTGCCAGTCGGCCATGCGTCCGTTCCACATCTACTCGAAGCTGAAGCAGATCTGCAAGCACATGGTGGTGGGACGGCAGGAGGATGCACACGAGTTCCTGCGCTTCCTGGTGGAGGCCATGGAGAAGGCGTACTTGATGCGTTTCCGCAACTTCAAGGAGCTAGATCTGTTGGTGAAGGAGACGACGCCACTGAATCAGATATTCGGTGGCTACCTGCGCAGCGAGGTGCGTTGCCTCAGCTGCAGCCACGTCTCAATCACCTTCCAGCACTTCCAGGACCTTCTGCTCGATATACGCAAGTCGGACACGCTCGAGGAGGCGTTCGACGGTTACTTCTCGAGGGAGCGACTCGAAGACATGGGATACAAGTGTGAGGGCTGCAAAAAGAAG GTCTCGGCCACCAAACAGTTCAGCCTAGAGCGGGCCCCCATCACGCTGTGCATCCAGCTGAAGCGCTTCTCGATGATCGGCAACAAGCTGACCAAGACGATCAGCTTCAAGCCACGCATTGACCTGAGTAGGTTTGCTGCCCGCTCGCCGGCGGCTGCCGCCCAGCCGCTCACCTACCGCCTCGTCTCCATGGTCACACACCTGGGAGTCTCTCAGCACTGCGGCCACTATACGGCCATCGGTATGACCGAGTCGGGCAGCTACTACAACTTTGATGACAGCTACGTGCGCCCCATTGCCATGCAGAGTGTGTGCAACACCAACGCCTACATCATGTTCTACGAGCTGGATCTGTCGCAGACCACTCCGCTCAAGAGCAATGGCTTGCGTCTGACCAATGGCATCAGTCCAGTGGCTGTCCCAGCCACAgtctcctcctcctcaccCACGCATACACGTTTCATTGGTCCCCAGCTGCCGCCAGGCGGTATCAATGGATATAGCAATGGCCATGCCAGTGGTAGTCCCAATGCCCAGAAGACTGCCATTCAGTtcaagcagcagcatcagcagcagcagcaccaacaacagAACGGTCTCCAAGTGGGGACCGGAAAGTTTCAGGAGCCTCCGCACGCGAAGTCTCCACTGGCTGGCGCATACAATAAAGGCGAAGCTTTTCCAGCTACAACTGCAAATGGTAACAAAAGTTCCTCCTCCTcagccagcaacagcaaccacAACAAATCGGTGAACCAACTACAGCACCAGCAACATTATCTGCCAATATCCTCCGAGGATGAGGACAGTGAAGACGGAGcgacggcaacagcaacagcaacggccaGGCCGACGGCACAGCTGCCCAGCATGCCCTCGATGACGGAGGACATCAGCGACAAGCCAAAGACTCCGTTAAAGAGCCCAGTCAAGACCAATCTCGTTAAGATTCCACTCAAGACGCCACTCAAGAGCCTGGTGCCGTACGAGTCGGCCTCCGAGGAGGATGAACCACTGCCAAATCCACGAAAACGCCGCAGCGATTCGGATTCAAGCGACTCGGGCATCCAGCCGGGTCATGTCAATGGTCACACCAAGACCAACGGAGAAAGCCTTACCAATGGGAATGGCTTGGGCAAAGCCAAGACTATTTTGGCGacatcctcctcctcgtcaTTGGCGTCCGCCTCTGCGTCCGCCGCATCGTTGGTaaacatcaacaacaacaacaacaaaaacaacaacaacaacagcaacaacagcagcaaacaaAAGACTGATGCCATAGACGAGATATTCAAGAGCCTCAACAACTATCAAGCCAAACACaagccaccaccaccgccagcCATCGAAGACAGCGATGATGAAGATGCAGATGAGGAAGAGGAGAATAGCAAGCTGACCAACGGCTGGCAGCCACAGAAACAGTCACAATCGCTGACACAAAGCAAAGCCCCGCCTTCTCCCAACACACCACCCTCGCCGGCCGTCATTAAATCTAAGACGGGCATCTGGAAAGTCACCCGCAACGATGACAATGAAGATGaagatgatgacgacgataaagatgaggaggagcagcaccagGTGGTGTCAACGCCATCTAAAAACCCTCGTAATCCCTTTGCCAAGTCCTCAACACCTGGCGCCAAACGGCAGAAGCTGCTCAATGGCATCGCCGTCAAGTCACAGCAACAGCCACGCGTGGGTAATGGCTACCAGAGCGAGGCCTCAACCAATGGGAATGTCGTGAACGAATTGCTGAAGCAGACGCATCGCGGCTACGGCTCCGCCTCGGTCCTTAGTTGGAGCGGAAAGCCAGCGGAACTGGACAAGGAG CTGGTGGCGGAGGCTCGTGAGCAGCGACAGCGCGACCacgacgatgaggaggagAACGAAATGGATCGCGGACGGCAGCGCAAAGTGAAATCCGCAACGGCAAAGGCCTACAACAGCAGCACGCCCGGCTACAATCCATTCCAGGAGTACGAGAGCCAAAAGCGCTGGCACAAGTCCAGCAACGGCGGTGGCAGCTTCCCGCGTTACCACAATCAGAACTTTCGTCAGAATTTCCAGCAGCGCAACAAGTTCAAATACAATCGGTTCGGTGGACCCGGTGGCGCCAagttccagcagcagcgggccCTGCAGCGTCATCTGGCCTCCGGTGGCGTCTTTAACCGTCGGCAGCCGACgggacagcaacagcagcagcagtcacaGCAGTCCTTATCCTAA
- the LOC108152116 gene encoding ubiquitin carboxyl-terminal hydrolase 36 isoform X2, with product MPVSMAVCETANVVNAVLRESLGVGNGSRAADEAKKTGGGGGGGDGSDSEMHNQIAVSAYAKRILMSKIEYEEVPNYHDSVLEQLKNKYIVIKQPSNNNNSSSCNGSNFGNSKVVGANGHDNGNNAHRKLSQSESTQLGPSPNELPKPKRVLYPRENIRIGWKQSERKWQVGTGMINVGNTCYLNSTLQALFHIPALANWLVSEQTHLENCNITESNGGCIICAMAKTLQSTQSCQSAMRPFHIYSKLKQICKHMVVGRQEDAHEFLRFLVEAMEKAYLMRFRNFKELDLLVKETTPLNQIFGGYLRSEVRCLSCSHVSITFQHFQDLLLDIRKSDTLEEAFDGYFSRERLEDMGYKCEGCKKKVSATKQFSLERAPITLCIQLKRFSMIGNKLTKTISFKPRIDLSRFAARSPAAAAQPLTYRLVSMVTHLGVSQHCGHYTAIGMTESGSYYNFDDSYVRPIAMQSVCNTNAYIMFYELDLSQTTPLKSNGLRLTNGISPVAVPATVSSSSPTHTRFIGPQLPPGGINGYSNGHASGSPNAQKTAIQFKQQHQQQQHQQQNGLQVGTGKFQEPPHAKSPLAGAYNKGEAFPATTANGNKSSSSSASNSNHNKSVNQLQHQQHYLPISSEDEDSEDGATATATATARPTAQLPSMPSMTEDISDKPKTPLKSPVKTNLVKIPLKTPLKSLVPYESASEEDEPLPNPRKRRSDSDSSDSGIQPGHVNGHTKTNGESLTNGNGLGKAKTILATSSSSSLASASASAASLVNINNNNNKNNNNNSNNSSKQKTDAIDEIFKSLNNYQAKHKPPPPPAIEDSDDEDADEEEENSKLTNGWQPQKQSQSLTQSKAPPSPNTPPSPAVIKSKTGIWKVTRNDDNEDEDDDDDKDEEEQHQVVSTPSKNPRNPFAKSSTPGAKRQKLLNGIAVKSQQQPRVGNGYQSEASTNGNVVNELLKQTHRGYGSASVLSWSGKPAELDKETFELVCAKRIAGHSNVDVDVDGSGGNEGVVASAINIDSSSGSGSGSGSGSGSINSSGSGSSNHTMATATTVAGATEPDTR from the exons ATGCCCGTTTCGATGGCTGTATGCGAAACGGCGAATGTCGTCAACGCTGTGCTCCGCGAATCGCTTGGCGTCGGGAACGGCAGCAGGGCTGCTGACGAGGCCAAAAAAACCggcggaggcggcggcggcggcgacggCTCTGACTCTGAAATGCATAATCAAATTGCTGTCAGTGCGTATGCAAAGCGGATTCTAATGTCCAAAATCGAGTACGAGGAGGTCCCCAACTACCACGACTCGGTGCTGGAGCAGTTGAAGAACAAGTACATAGTCATCAAGCAacccagcaacaacaacaacagcagcagctgcaacggGAGCAACTTTGGCAACAGCAAAGTTGTGGGAGCAAATGGACACG ACAATGGGAATAATGCCCATCGCAAGCTGTCCCAGTCAGAGTCCACCCAATTGGGTCCCAGTCCCAACGAGCTGCCAAAACCAAAGCGCGTCCTCTATCCCCGAGAGAACATCAGGATCGGGTGGAAGCAATCGGAGCGCAAGTGGCAGGTCGGCACGGGCATGATAAATGTGGGCAACACCTGCTACCTTAACTCAACGCTGCAGGCCCTCTTCCACATACCCGCATTGGCCAACTGGCTCGTCTCGGAGCAGACGCATCTGGAGAACTGCAACATAACCGAGTCCAATGGCGGTTGCATCATCTGCGCCATGGCCAAGACACTACAGTCGACACAGTCCTGCCAGTCGGCCATGCGTCCGTTCCACATCTACTCGAAGCTGAAGCAGATCTGCAAGCACATGGTGGTGGGACGGCAGGAGGATGCACACGAGTTCCTGCGCTTCCTGGTGGAGGCCATGGAGAAGGCGTACTTGATGCGTTTCCGCAACTTCAAGGAGCTAGATCTGTTGGTGAAGGAGACGACGCCACTGAATCAGATATTCGGTGGCTACCTGCGCAGCGAGGTGCGTTGCCTCAGCTGCAGCCACGTCTCAATCACCTTCCAGCACTTCCAGGACCTTCTGCTCGATATACGCAAGTCGGACACGCTCGAGGAGGCGTTCGACGGTTACTTCTCGAGGGAGCGACTCGAAGACATGGGATACAAGTGTGAGGGCTGCAAAAAGAAG GTCTCGGCCACCAAACAGTTCAGCCTAGAGCGGGCCCCCATCACGCTGTGCATCCAGCTGAAGCGCTTCTCGATGATCGGCAACAAGCTGACCAAGACGATCAGCTTCAAGCCACGCATTGACCTGAGTAGGTTTGCTGCCCGCTCGCCGGCGGCTGCCGCCCAGCCGCTCACCTACCGCCTCGTCTCCATGGTCACACACCTGGGAGTCTCTCAGCACTGCGGCCACTATACGGCCATCGGTATGACCGAGTCGGGCAGCTACTACAACTTTGATGACAGCTACGTGCGCCCCATTGCCATGCAGAGTGTGTGCAACACCAACGCCTACATCATGTTCTACGAGCTGGATCTGTCGCAGACCACTCCGCTCAAGAGCAATGGCTTGCGTCTGACCAATGGCATCAGTCCAGTGGCTGTCCCAGCCACAgtctcctcctcctcaccCACGCATACACGTTTCATTGGTCCCCAGCTGCCGCCAGGCGGTATCAATGGATATAGCAATGGCCATGCCAGTGGTAGTCCCAATGCCCAGAAGACTGCCATTCAGTtcaagcagcagcatcagcagcagcagcaccaacaacagAACGGTCTCCAAGTGGGGACCGGAAAGTTTCAGGAGCCTCCGCACGCGAAGTCTCCACTGGCTGGCGCATACAATAAAGGCGAAGCTTTTCCAGCTACAACTGCAAATGGTAACAAAAGTTCCTCCTCCTcagccagcaacagcaaccacAACAAATCGGTGAACCAACTACAGCACCAGCAACATTATCTGCCAATATCCTCCGAGGATGAGGACAGTGAAGACGGAGcgacggcaacagcaacagcaacggccaGGCCGACGGCACAGCTGCCCAGCATGCCCTCGATGACGGAGGACATCAGCGACAAGCCAAAGACTCCGTTAAAGAGCCCAGTCAAGACCAATCTCGTTAAGATTCCACTCAAGACGCCACTCAAGAGCCTGGTGCCGTACGAGTCGGCCTCCGAGGAGGATGAACCACTGCCAAATCCACGAAAACGCCGCAGCGATTCGGATTCAAGCGACTCGGGCATCCAGCCGGGTCATGTCAATGGTCACACCAAGACCAACGGAGAAAGCCTTACCAATGGGAATGGCTTGGGCAAAGCCAAGACTATTTTGGCGacatcctcctcctcgtcaTTGGCGTCCGCCTCTGCGTCCGCCGCATCGTTGGTaaacatcaacaacaacaacaacaaaaacaacaacaacaacagcaacaacagcagcaaacaaAAGACTGATGCCATAGACGAGATATTCAAGAGCCTCAACAACTATCAAGCCAAACACaagccaccaccaccgccagcCATCGAAGACAGCGATGATGAAGATGCAGATGAGGAAGAGGAGAATAGCAAGCTGACCAACGGCTGGCAGCCACAGAAACAGTCACAATCGCTGACACAAAGCAAAGCCCCGCCTTCTCCCAACACACCACCCTCGCCGGCCGTCATTAAATCTAAGACGGGCATCTGGAAAGTCACCCGCAACGATGACAATGAAGATGaagatgatgacgacgataaagatgaggaggagcagcaccagGTGGTGTCAACGCCATCTAAAAACCCTCGTAATCCCTTTGCCAAGTCCTCAACACCTGGCGCCAAACGGCAGAAGCTGCTCAATGGCATCGCCGTCAAGTCACAGCAACAGCCACGCGTGGGTAATGGCTACCAGAGCGAGGCCTCAACCAATGGGAATGTCGTGAACGAATTGCTGAAGCAGACGCATCGCGGCTACGGCTCCGCCTCGGTCCTTAGTTGGAGCGGAAAGCCAGCGGAACTGGACAAGGAG ACTTTTGAGTTGGTTTGTGCGAAACGGATAGCTGGTCACAGcaatgtggatgtggatgtggatggtaGCGGCGGCAACGAAGGCGTCGTCGCATCAGCAATCAACATCGACagtagcagtggcagtggcagtggcagtggcagtggcagtgggagTATCAatagcagtggcagtggcagtagcaATCACACCatggcaacggcaacgacAGTCGCTGGCGCAACCGAACCGGATACCCGGTAG
- the LOC108152117 gene encoding nucleolar protein 12, with the protein MARKKTPKKKVEVVFDTEKRKEFLTGFRKRKNERRTRAKAELAKNLKDERIRIRQEVKEGFKHLKKSYEPLKELTEADKAEEEKQETYEDDEVQVKIVELSTNDLAAHGNMIGANTGEESEEEENQSESEVEDTSRPDRIPGMDYDPSARKRKAAPAAVEPKAKKPAHSEDPDIRSKKDLDKLMKTKTLKKMHKSKVFKQKERLDKQVNLKKAKRNRNNTIKSVPKHQRKKLKYGAGQPTVYSKGRKLNKKEIRRQRGD; encoded by the exons ATGGCCAGAAAAAAGACCCCCAAGAAGAAAGTTGAAGTCGTCTTCGATACCGAAAAGCGCAA AGAGTTTTTGACTGGCTTCCGAAAACGGAAGAACGAGCGCCGCACACGCGCCAAGGCGGAGCTGGCGAAGAACCTCAAAGACGAGCGTATACGTATCAGGCAAGAGGTTAAGGAGGGTTTCAAGCACCTCAAGAAATCCTATGAACCTCTGAAAGAACTCACCGAGGCGGACAAGGCCGAGGAGGAAAAGCAAGAGACCTACGAGGATGACGAAGTTCAGGTTAAAATCGTAGAGCTGTCCACCAATGACCTGGCAGCGCATGGAAACATGATCGGCGCCAACACGGGTGAGGAAAGCGAAGAAGAAGAAAACCAGTCGGAAAGCGAAGTGGAGGATACAAGCCGGCCCGATCGGATACCCGGCATGGACTACGACCCAAGTGCACGCAAACGCAAAGCGGCACCGGCTGCAGTGGAGCCAAAGGCCAAGAAACCTGCACATTCGGAAGATCCGGACATTAGGAGCAAAAAAGATCTCGACAAATTGATGAAGACCAAAACCCTGAAGAAGATGCACAAGAGCAAAGTTTTCAAGCAGAAGGAGCGCCTGGACAAGCAGGTCAATCTGAAGAAGGCCAAGCGGAACCGCAACAATACCATCAAGAGCGTGCCGAAGCATCAGCGGAAGAAGCTCAAGTACGGTGCCGGCCAACCGACTGTCTACAGCAAGGGCCgcaagttgaacaaaaaggaGATCCGACGTCAGCGGGGCGACTAG